From Arctopsyche grandis isolate Sample6627 chromosome 12, ASM5162203v2, whole genome shotgun sequence, one genomic window encodes:
- the Mat1 gene encoding CDK-activating kinase assembly factor isoform X2, whose protein sequence is MEDQACPRCKTTKYRNPSLKLMVNVCGHALCESCVDLLFLKGSGSCPECNVPLRRSNFRIQMFEDSKVEKEVDIRKRLLKDYNKKEEDFSTLKDFNDYLEEIETIVFNLTNNVDIIGTNKRIEQYKKDNKDVIMKNKTRAGREEIELEEILDMEKQEEEQRRAEIIRLEKEAKKRKIREKEALIDELMFSQENAKNIINTFTQNVINTKEEIKPPAPIAKQVSQFSTGVKFTRGSSALPPLPQIIEGPLYVYNPPPNVIVQGPSPPEFKDLESTGYMRHISTETTAEKAGGYTSHLACLKSLQEALAGLYHVNS, encoded by the exons CCCTTCATTAAAACTCATGGTAAATGTATGCGGACATGCATTGTGTGAGAGTTGCGTTGATCtgttatttttaaaag gTTCGGGTTCTTGTCCAGAATGCAATGTTCCTCTTCGCAGAAGCAACTTTAGAATTCAGATGTTTGAAGATTCAAAAGTTGAAAAAGAAGTAGATATACGAAAACGCCTTTTGAAAGATTACAATAAGAAAGAAGAAGATTTTTCAACTTTAAAAGactttaatgattatttagaaGAAATCGAAACAATTGTATTTAACCTCACAAATAATGTAGATATTATTGGGACTAATAAAAGAATCGAACAGTATAAAAAAGATAACAAAGatgttattatgaaaaataaaactagagcag gTCGAGAAGAAATTGAACTTGAAGAAATTTTAGATATGGAAAAACAGGAAGAAGAACAGCGTCGAGCAGAAATTATAAGACTAGAAAAAGAAGCTAAAAAAAGAAAGATTAGAGAGAAAGAAGCTCTCATTGATGAGTTAATGTTTTCTCAAGaaaatgccaaaaatattattaatacttTTACGCAAAATGTTATTAATACCAAAGAGGAAATCAAACCGCCTGCGCCGATTGCTAAA CAAGTTTCCCAATTTTCAACTGGTGTTAAATTCACTAGAGGTAGCAGTGCTCTTCCTCCATTACCTCAAATAATTGAAGGACCTCTTTATGTGTATAACCCACCTCCTAATGTAATAGTCCAAGGACCGTCGCCTCCTGAATTTAAAGACTTGGAATCAACTGGTTACATGCGTCACATAAG TACTGAAACTACAGCTGAGAAAGCCGGTGGATACACATCCCATTTAGCTTGTCTCAAATCGCTCCAAGAGGCTCTCGCAGGACTTTACCATGTCAACAGTTGA